The following are encoded in a window of Cottoperca gobio chromosome 20, fCotGob3.1, whole genome shotgun sequence genomic DNA:
- the sh3glb1a gene encoding endophilin-B1a has translation MDFNVKRLAADAGTFLSRAVQFTEEKLGQAEKTELDAHLENLLIRAENTKQWTERIMKQTEVLLQPNPNVRLEEFVYEKLEKKAPTRMNNHDLLGQSMIESGSEFGPGTAYGNALIKCGETEKQIGGAERELIQSAAINFLTPFRNFLEGDFKTILKERKLLQVKRLDLDAAKTRLKKARMTDARVAAEQELRMTQSEFDRQAEITRLLLEGVSSTHAHHLRCLNDFVEAQSTYYAQCYQYMVDLQKQLGSFPSSFSNNNQSSVLGGASISVPTIPVSASLPSVSAGHSSSTASGGFNELRSSNGSRKARVLYDYDAASSNELSLLADEVITVSSVPGMDSDWLMGERGNQKGKVPITYLELLN, from the exons ATGGATTTTAATGTTAAACGGTTGGCTGCCGACGCCGGTACTTTCCTGAGCCGCGCGGTACAA tttaCAGAAGAGAAACTTGGCCAGGCTGAAAAGACAGAGTTGGATGCCCATCTGGAGAACCTTTTGATCAGAGCTGAGAACACCAAGCAATGGACAGAAAGGATTATGAAGCAGACAGAAGTCTTACTACAGCCCAACCCAA ATGTCCGGCTAGAAGAATTTGTGTATGAGAAACTGGAAAAAAAAGCCCCTACTCGAATGAACAACCATGATTTGTTGGGCCAGTCGATGATCGAGTCAGGAAGTGAATTTGGTCCTGGCACTGCCTACG GAAATGCTCTGATAAAATGTGGTGAGACGGAGAAGCAGATTGGTGGCGCAGAGCGGGAGTTGATCCAAAGTGCTGCCATCAACTTCCTGACACCTTTCAGAAACTTTCTCGAGGGCGACTTCAAAACCATCCTG AAAGAAAGGAAGCTACTGCAGGTCAAACGTTTGGATTTGGATGCGGCCAAAACCAGACTAAAGAAAGCCAGGATGACTGATGCTAGAGTTGCA GCAGAGCAGGAGTTGAGGATGACCCAGAGTGAGTTTGACCGGCAGGCAGAGATCACCCGACTGCTGCTGGAAGGCGTCAGCAGCACCCAC GCACACCACCTACGCTGTTTGAATGACTTTGTGGAGGCCCAGTCTACATACTACGCACAGTGTTACCAGTACATGGTGGATCTCCAAAAGCAGCTGGGCAG TTTCCCCTCGTCATTCTCCAACAACAACCAATCGTCAGTGTTGGGCGGAGCCAGCATCTCAGTGCCAACCATCCCGGTGTCGGCCTCCCTGCCCAGTGTGTCTGCGGGCCACAGCAGCTCGACGGCATCGGGCGGATTCAACGAATTGCGGAGCTCCAACGGCAGCCGCAAAGCCAGAGTGCTTTACGACTACGACGCCGCCAGCAGCAACGAGCTTTCCCTGCTGGCTGACGAG GTGATCACAGTCAGCAGCGTCCCAGGCATGGATTCAGACTGGCTGATGGGCGAACGTGGCAACCAGAAGGGCAAAGTGCCGATCACTTACCTGGAGCTGCTTAACTGa